The Astatotilapia calliptera chromosome 14, fAstCal1.2, whole genome shotgun sequence genome includes a region encoding these proteins:
- the apbb1 gene encoding amyloid-beta A4 precursor protein-binding family B member 1 isoform X3 produces MGGHDDEDMTYVVNKQKQDEELKNKLNDGSHWCDQESTGNNAKWVKEGQNQLRKVAENQQDQDHNCNINQNGNREDFPHQNTTQEDQQGNEEQTKSPKIAMTPGLSQEESKNILNEPLLIDTLESTEEKDKEREEDDKEKESKLEDDEETSGDTRGEKLAEEESNVESQRVGRNACLLFSNMNGTPSDEESSWPALSQDNTADSSPNGNRESFWDSSAFETDTDLPSGWMRVRDTSGTYYWHIPTGTTQWEPPSPLGKVGDSMMSSTMSLETTPCEEPEESWAQLSSTDEGAGEGELWKEEGEVASDQSLKEFEGATLRYASINLNYNCSQSEDEEKLAPLCTDLETKCFAVRSLGWVEMSEDDMAPGKSSVAVNNCIRQLSYHKHNLHDTAGIWGEGKDMLMVLENDTMKLIDPLGQTLLHAQPIGSIRVWGVGRDNGRERDFAYVARDNLTQVLKCHVFRCDSPAKNIATSLHEMCSKIMMERKASKPGVSRLNSDPGKPVVIPVEEFPAPKNELFQRFRVYYLGNQPVAKPVGMDIVNETLETAMNGRDKNDWTPVFVNVAPATLTILSRQDEEVLSECRVRFLSFMGVGKDVHTFAFIMAEGPHDFTCHMFWCEPNAASLSEAVQAACMLRYQKCLDARPPSLASCLPTPPADSVARRVKKGMQSLLGSFKSYRAL; encoded by the exons ATGGGTGGTCATGATGATGAAGATATGACATATGTTGTGAATAAACAGAAGCAAGACGAAGAGCTAAAGAACAAACTGAATGACGGCAGCCACTGGTGCGACCAGGAGTCCACCGGCAACAATGCCAAGTGGGTCAAGGAAGGCCAAAACCAGCTGCGGAAAGTAGCGGAGAACCAGCAGGACCAAGACCACAACTGCAATATCAATCAGAATGGGAACAGGGAAGACTTCCCTCACCAGAACACCACTCAGGAAGATCAACAGGGTAACGAGGAGCAGACCAAGTCTCCCAAAATCGCAATGACCCCTGGTCTCAGTCAGGAGGAGTCAAAGAACATCCTTAATGAGCCGCTTCTCATTGACACCCTGGAATCCACAGAAGAGAaagataaagagagagaagaggatgaTAAAGAGAAGGAAAGTAAATTGGAAGACGATGAAGAAACATCAGGTGACACCAGAGGAGAGAAACTGGCAGAAGAAGAGAGTAATGTGGAGTCTCAGAGAGTGGGGAGGAACGCTTGCCTGCTTTTTTCCAACATGAACGGGACACCAAGTGATGAAGAGTCCAGCTGGCCTGCTCTGTCTCAGGACaacacagctgacagctctCCAAATGGCAACAGAg AGTCTTTCTGGGATTCCAGCGCTTTTGAGACGGACACAGACCTGCCCTCGGGATGGATGAGGGTGCGAGATACATCGGGCACGTACTACTGGCACATTCCCACAGGCACCACTCAGTGGGAGCCTCCTTCACCCCTGGGTAAAGTTGGGGACTCCATGATGTCCTCCACGATGTCCCTGGAGACTACGCCCTGCGAGGAACCTGAG GAATCTTGGGCCCAACTGTCCAGCACTGATGAAGGTGCTGGTGAAGGGGAACTGTGGAAG GAGGAGGGAGAAGTTGCATCTGATCAAAGTCTGAAGGAGTTTGAAGGAGCAACTTTACGCTATGCATCTATCAACCTGAA TTATAATTGCTCCCAATCTGAGGATGAAGAGAAGCTTGCTCCACTCTGCACAGACTTAGAAACTAAG TGTTTCGCAGTGCGCTCTCTGGGCTGGGTTGAGATGTCTGAGGACGACATGGCACCTGGCAAGAGTAGTGTCGCTGTCAACAACTGCATCAGGCAGCTCTCTTATCACAAACACAACCTTCATGACACCGCTGGGATCTGGGGAGAG GGTAAAGACATGCTAATGGTCCTGGAGAATGACACCATGAAGTTGATCGACCCACTGGGCCAGACTTTGCTTCATGCTCAGCCGATTGGCAGCATCCGGGTCTGGGGTGTCGGCAGAGACAACGGCAG GGAAAG GGATTTTGCTTATGTCGCACGAGACAACCTGACCCAAGTTCTGAAGTGTCACGTTTTCCGCTGCGACTCGCCCGCCAAGAACATTGCCACCAGCTTACATGAGATGTGTTCAAAG ATAATGATGGAGAGAAAGGCCTCCAAGCCAGGGGTGAGCAGGCTCAACTCTGACCCAGGCAAACCTGTGGTCATCCCTGTTGAAG AGTTTCCAGCTCCAAAAAATGAACTCTTCCAGCGCTTCCGTGTTTATTACCTGGGCAATCAGCCTGTGGCTAAACCCGTTG GTATGGACATAGTCAATGAAACACTAGAGACAGCAATGAATGGCAGAGATAAAAATGACTGGACTCCTGTCTTTGTGAATGTTGCACCAGCCACCCTCACAATACTTTCACGACAG GATGAGGAGGTGCTGTCAGAGTGCAGGGTGCGTTTCCTGTCTTTCATGGGTGTGGGGAAGGACGTCCACACCTTTGCGTTCATCATGGCGGAAGGTCCCCACGATTTCACCTGTCACATGTTTTGGTGTGAACCCAATGCGGCCAGTCTGAGTGAGGCCGTGCAGGCTGCCTGCATG CTTCGCTACCAGAAATGTTTGGATGCACGTCCGCCCAGCCTCGCCTCCTGCCTGCCCACGCCTCCCGCCGACTCTGTGGCTCGCCGCGTCAAGAAAGGCATGCAGAGTCTGCTCGGCAGCTTCAAGAGCTACAG GGCTCTGTAG
- the apbb1 gene encoding amyloid-beta A4 precursor protein-binding family B member 1 isoform X1: MGGHDDEDMTYVVNKQKQDEELKNKLNDGSHWCDQESTGNNAKWVKEGQNQLRKVAENQQDQDHNCNINQNGNREDFPHQNTTQEDQQGNEEQTKSPKIAMTPGLSQEESKNILNEPLLIDTLESTEEKDKEREEDDKEKESKLEDDEETSGDTRGEKLAEEESNVESQRVGRNACLLFSNMNGTPSDEESSWPALSQDNTADSSPNGNRESFWDSSAFETDTDLPSGWMRVRDTSGTYYWHIPTGTTQWEPPSPLGKVGDSMMSSTMSLETTPCEEPEESWAQLSSTDEGAGEGELWKEEGEVASDQSLKEFEGATLRYASINLNYNCSQSEDEEKLAPLCTDLETKCFAVRSLGWVEMSEDDMAPGKSSVAVNNCIRQLSYHKHNLHDTAGIWGEGKDMLMVLENDTMKLIDPLGQTLLHAQPIGSIRVWGVGRDNGRERDFAYVARDNLTQVLKCHVFRCDSPAKNIATSLHEMCSKIMMERKASKPGVSRLNSDPGKPVVIPVEEFPAPKNELFQRFRVYYLGNQPVAKPVGMDIVNETLETAMNGRDKNDWTPVFVNVAPATLTILSRQDEEVLSECRVRFLSFMGVGKDVHTFAFIMAEGPHDFTCHMFWCEPNAASLSEAVQAACMLRYQKCLDARPPSLASCLPTPPADSVARRVKKGMQSLLGSFKSYRSGSQSP, from the exons ATGGGTGGTCATGATGATGAAGATATGACATATGTTGTGAATAAACAGAAGCAAGACGAAGAGCTAAAGAACAAACTGAATGACGGCAGCCACTGGTGCGACCAGGAGTCCACCGGCAACAATGCCAAGTGGGTCAAGGAAGGCCAAAACCAGCTGCGGAAAGTAGCGGAGAACCAGCAGGACCAAGACCACAACTGCAATATCAATCAGAATGGGAACAGGGAAGACTTCCCTCACCAGAACACCACTCAGGAAGATCAACAGGGTAACGAGGAGCAGACCAAGTCTCCCAAAATCGCAATGACCCCTGGTCTCAGTCAGGAGGAGTCAAAGAACATCCTTAATGAGCCGCTTCTCATTGACACCCTGGAATCCACAGAAGAGAaagataaagagagagaagaggatgaTAAAGAGAAGGAAAGTAAATTGGAAGACGATGAAGAAACATCAGGTGACACCAGAGGAGAGAAACTGGCAGAAGAAGAGAGTAATGTGGAGTCTCAGAGAGTGGGGAGGAACGCTTGCCTGCTTTTTTCCAACATGAACGGGACACCAAGTGATGAAGAGTCCAGCTGGCCTGCTCTGTCTCAGGACaacacagctgacagctctCCAAATGGCAACAGAg AGTCTTTCTGGGATTCCAGCGCTTTTGAGACGGACACAGACCTGCCCTCGGGATGGATGAGGGTGCGAGATACATCGGGCACGTACTACTGGCACATTCCCACAGGCACCACTCAGTGGGAGCCTCCTTCACCCCTGGGTAAAGTTGGGGACTCCATGATGTCCTCCACGATGTCCCTGGAGACTACGCCCTGCGAGGAACCTGAG GAATCTTGGGCCCAACTGTCCAGCACTGATGAAGGTGCTGGTGAAGGGGAACTGTGGAAG GAGGAGGGAGAAGTTGCATCTGATCAAAGTCTGAAGGAGTTTGAAGGAGCAACTTTACGCTATGCATCTATCAACCTGAA TTATAATTGCTCCCAATCTGAGGATGAAGAGAAGCTTGCTCCACTCTGCACAGACTTAGAAACTAAG TGTTTCGCAGTGCGCTCTCTGGGCTGGGTTGAGATGTCTGAGGACGACATGGCACCTGGCAAGAGTAGTGTCGCTGTCAACAACTGCATCAGGCAGCTCTCTTATCACAAACACAACCTTCATGACACCGCTGGGATCTGGGGAGAG GGTAAAGACATGCTAATGGTCCTGGAGAATGACACCATGAAGTTGATCGACCCACTGGGCCAGACTTTGCTTCATGCTCAGCCGATTGGCAGCATCCGGGTCTGGGGTGTCGGCAGAGACAACGGCAG GGAAAG GGATTTTGCTTATGTCGCACGAGACAACCTGACCCAAGTTCTGAAGTGTCACGTTTTCCGCTGCGACTCGCCCGCCAAGAACATTGCCACCAGCTTACATGAGATGTGTTCAAAG ATAATGATGGAGAGAAAGGCCTCCAAGCCAGGGGTGAGCAGGCTCAACTCTGACCCAGGCAAACCTGTGGTCATCCCTGTTGAAG AGTTTCCAGCTCCAAAAAATGAACTCTTCCAGCGCTTCCGTGTTTATTACCTGGGCAATCAGCCTGTGGCTAAACCCGTTG GTATGGACATAGTCAATGAAACACTAGAGACAGCAATGAATGGCAGAGATAAAAATGACTGGACTCCTGTCTTTGTGAATGTTGCACCAGCCACCCTCACAATACTTTCACGACAG GATGAGGAGGTGCTGTCAGAGTGCAGGGTGCGTTTCCTGTCTTTCATGGGTGTGGGGAAGGACGTCCACACCTTTGCGTTCATCATGGCGGAAGGTCCCCACGATTTCACCTGTCACATGTTTTGGTGTGAACCCAATGCGGCCAGTCTGAGTGAGGCCGTGCAGGCTGCCTGCATG CTTCGCTACCAGAAATGTTTGGATGCACGTCCGCCCAGCCTCGCCTCCTGCCTGCCCACGCCTCCCGCCGACTCTGTGGCTCGCCGCGTCAAGAAAGGCATGCAGAGTCTGCTCGGCAGCTTCAAGAGCTACAGGTCAGGATCTCAGTCCCCGTGA
- the apbb1 gene encoding amyloid-beta A4 precursor protein-binding family B member 1 isoform X2 codes for MGGHDDEDMTYVVNKQKQDEELKNKLNDGSHWCDQESTGNNAKWVKEGQNQLRKVAENQQDQDHNCNINQNGNREDFPHQNTTQEDQQGNEEQTKSPKIAMTPGLSQEESKNILNEPLLIDTLESTEEKDKEREEDDKEKESKLEDDEETSGDTRGEKLAEEESNVESQRVGRNACLLFSNMNGTPSDEESSWPALSQDNTADSSPNGNRESFWDSSAFETDTDLPSGWMRVRDTSGTYYWHIPTGTTQWEPPSPLGKVGDSMMSSTMSLETTPCEEPEESWAQLSSTDEGAGEGELWKEEGEVASDQSLKEFEGATLRYASINLNYNCSQSEDEEKLAPLCTDLETKCFAVRSLGWVEMSEDDMAPGKSSVAVNNCIRQLSYHKHNLHDTAGIWGEGKDMLMVLENDTMKLIDPLGQTLLHAQPIGSIRVWGVGRDNGRDFAYVARDNLTQVLKCHVFRCDSPAKNIATSLHEMCSKIMMERKASKPGVSRLNSDPGKPVVIPVEEFPAPKNELFQRFRVYYLGNQPVAKPVGMDIVNETLETAMNGRDKNDWTPVFVNVAPATLTILSRQDEEVLSECRVRFLSFMGVGKDVHTFAFIMAEGPHDFTCHMFWCEPNAASLSEAVQAACMLRYQKCLDARPPSLASCLPTPPADSVARRVKKGMQSLLGSFKSYRSGSQSP; via the exons ATGGGTGGTCATGATGATGAAGATATGACATATGTTGTGAATAAACAGAAGCAAGACGAAGAGCTAAAGAACAAACTGAATGACGGCAGCCACTGGTGCGACCAGGAGTCCACCGGCAACAATGCCAAGTGGGTCAAGGAAGGCCAAAACCAGCTGCGGAAAGTAGCGGAGAACCAGCAGGACCAAGACCACAACTGCAATATCAATCAGAATGGGAACAGGGAAGACTTCCCTCACCAGAACACCACTCAGGAAGATCAACAGGGTAACGAGGAGCAGACCAAGTCTCCCAAAATCGCAATGACCCCTGGTCTCAGTCAGGAGGAGTCAAAGAACATCCTTAATGAGCCGCTTCTCATTGACACCCTGGAATCCACAGAAGAGAaagataaagagagagaagaggatgaTAAAGAGAAGGAAAGTAAATTGGAAGACGATGAAGAAACATCAGGTGACACCAGAGGAGAGAAACTGGCAGAAGAAGAGAGTAATGTGGAGTCTCAGAGAGTGGGGAGGAACGCTTGCCTGCTTTTTTCCAACATGAACGGGACACCAAGTGATGAAGAGTCCAGCTGGCCTGCTCTGTCTCAGGACaacacagctgacagctctCCAAATGGCAACAGAg AGTCTTTCTGGGATTCCAGCGCTTTTGAGACGGACACAGACCTGCCCTCGGGATGGATGAGGGTGCGAGATACATCGGGCACGTACTACTGGCACATTCCCACAGGCACCACTCAGTGGGAGCCTCCTTCACCCCTGGGTAAAGTTGGGGACTCCATGATGTCCTCCACGATGTCCCTGGAGACTACGCCCTGCGAGGAACCTGAG GAATCTTGGGCCCAACTGTCCAGCACTGATGAAGGTGCTGGTGAAGGGGAACTGTGGAAG GAGGAGGGAGAAGTTGCATCTGATCAAAGTCTGAAGGAGTTTGAAGGAGCAACTTTACGCTATGCATCTATCAACCTGAA TTATAATTGCTCCCAATCTGAGGATGAAGAGAAGCTTGCTCCACTCTGCACAGACTTAGAAACTAAG TGTTTCGCAGTGCGCTCTCTGGGCTGGGTTGAGATGTCTGAGGACGACATGGCACCTGGCAAGAGTAGTGTCGCTGTCAACAACTGCATCAGGCAGCTCTCTTATCACAAACACAACCTTCATGACACCGCTGGGATCTGGGGAGAG GGTAAAGACATGCTAATGGTCCTGGAGAATGACACCATGAAGTTGATCGACCCACTGGGCCAGACTTTGCTTCATGCTCAGCCGATTGGCAGCATCCGGGTCTGGGGTGTCGGCAGAGACAACGGCAG GGATTTTGCTTATGTCGCACGAGACAACCTGACCCAAGTTCTGAAGTGTCACGTTTTCCGCTGCGACTCGCCCGCCAAGAACATTGCCACCAGCTTACATGAGATGTGTTCAAAG ATAATGATGGAGAGAAAGGCCTCCAAGCCAGGGGTGAGCAGGCTCAACTCTGACCCAGGCAAACCTGTGGTCATCCCTGTTGAAG AGTTTCCAGCTCCAAAAAATGAACTCTTCCAGCGCTTCCGTGTTTATTACCTGGGCAATCAGCCTGTGGCTAAACCCGTTG GTATGGACATAGTCAATGAAACACTAGAGACAGCAATGAATGGCAGAGATAAAAATGACTGGACTCCTGTCTTTGTGAATGTTGCACCAGCCACCCTCACAATACTTTCACGACAG GATGAGGAGGTGCTGTCAGAGTGCAGGGTGCGTTTCCTGTCTTTCATGGGTGTGGGGAAGGACGTCCACACCTTTGCGTTCATCATGGCGGAAGGTCCCCACGATTTCACCTGTCACATGTTTTGGTGTGAACCCAATGCGGCCAGTCTGAGTGAGGCCGTGCAGGCTGCCTGCATG CTTCGCTACCAGAAATGTTTGGATGCACGTCCGCCCAGCCTCGCCTCCTGCCTGCCCACGCCTCCCGCCGACTCTGTGGCTCGCCGCGTCAAGAAAGGCATGCAGAGTCTGCTCGGCAGCTTCAAGAGCTACAGGTCAGGATCTCAGTCCCCGTGA
- the LOC113036077 gene encoding integrin-linked protein kinase: MDDIFTQCREGNAVAVRLWLDNTENDLNQGDDHGFSPLHWACREGRSNVVDMLIMRGARINVMNRGDDTPLHLAASHGHRDIVGKLIQCKADTNAVNEHGNTPLHYACFWGQDQVAEDLVTNGALVSICNKYGETPLDKGKPHLRELLREKAEKMGQNLTKIPFKDSFWKGTTRTRPRNGTLNKQAGIDYRQLSLAHKVNENQSGELWQGRWQGNEIAIKLLKVRDWTTRKGRDFNEEYPKLRIFSHPNVLPMLGACQSPPAPHPIIIAHWMPYGSLYNVLHEGTNFVVDQTQAVKFALDIANGMAFLHTLEPMIPRHYLNSKSVMIDEDMTARISMADVKFSFQCPGRMYSPAWVAPEALQKKPEEINRRSADMWSFAILLWELVTREVPFADLSNMEIGMKVSLEGLRPTIPPGISPHICKLMKICMNEDPAKRPKFDMIVPILEKMQDK, translated from the exons ATGGATGATATATTCACTCAGTGCCGGGAAGGCAATGCAGTGGCAGTTCGTTTATGGCTGGACAACACAGAGAATGATCTCAATCAAGG AGATGACCATGGCTTCAGCCCTCTCCACTGGGCTTGCAGAGAGGGTCGCTCCAATGTGGTGGACATGCTCATCATGCGAGGAGCGCGCATTAATGTCATGAACCGGGGAGACGACACACCCCTGCACCTGGCTGCCAGCCATGGACATCGCGACATTGTGGGAAAG cTGATCCAGTGCAAAGCAGACACCAATGCCGTCAATGAACACGGGAACACACCACTGCATTATGCTTGCTTCTGGGGACAAGACCAAGTAGCTGAG gaCCTTGTGACTAATGGAGCTCTAGTGAGCATCTGTAACAAGTATGGGGAAACTCCATTGGACAAAGGGAAACCTCACCTCCGTGAACTCCTCAGAG AAAAGGCTGAGAAAATGGGACAGAACTTGACTAAAATTCCCTTCAAGGACAGTTTCTGGAAAGGCACCACCAGAACCCGTCCCC GCAATGGAACATTGAATAAACAGGCAGGCATTGACTACAGACAGCTTTCTCTAGCCCATAAAGTAAACGAGAACCAGTCTGGAGAG CTCTGGCAAGGGCGCTGGCAGGGAAATGAAATTGCCATTAAACTGCTAAAAGTTCGTGACTGGACCACTAGGAAAGGCAGAGACTTCAATGAGGAGTATCCCAAACTCAG GATATTTTCCCATCCGAATGTCCTACCCATGTTGGGAGCATGTCAGTCTCCTCCCGCCCCTCACCCCATCATCATCGCACACTGGATGCCTTATGGCTCCCTCTACAACGTGCTGCATGAAGGCACCA ATTTTGTGGTGGATCAGACACAGGCGGTCAAGTTTGCCCTTGACATTGCTAATGGAATGGCGTTCCTACACACACTTGAACCCATGATCCCTCGCCATTACCTCAACAGCAAGAGTGTAAtg ATAGATGAGGACATGACGGCAAGGATCAGCATGGCAGACGTCAAGTTTTCCTTCCAGTGTCCTGGCAGGATGTACTCGCCAGCATGGGTAGCCCCTGAGG CCCTTCAGAAGAAGCCAGAAGAGATAAACCGCCGGTCAGCAGACATGTGGAGCTTTGCTATCCTGTTGTGGGAGTTGGTAACCAGGGAAGTGCCATTTGCTGACCTGTCCAACATGGAGATAGGCATGAAG GTTTCTTTGGAGGGGTTGAGGCCCACTATCCCCCCTGGCATCTCTCCCCACATTTGCAAGCTCATGAAGATATGCATGAACGAAGATCCAGCAAAGAGGCCTAAATTTGACATGATTGTGCCAATTCTGGAAAAAATGCAGGACAAGTGA